A genomic window from Rhodothermales bacterium includes:
- the bamD gene encoding outer membrane protein assembly factor BamD: MPALFFMRTPLALVALLLVLFVAACGSSGRVNYTTPQEAFGKGRTLFEQRKYEEAIPYFQGVFSFGRTHQWAADAQLYLARAYAKNDEHLLAANEYDRFTRIYRADPRIPLAHYEWALTYYQLSPTSELDQTSTRRAIDEFQLFIERYPSDTLVTDAQSRITELRSKLALKQFETARLYERRELYEAAALSFEKVFDLYPDTPWAQQALVGAIRTYIAFADESIAGRQADRLNEAIKNYDRLTQIFGDSEYLKEAEALYEQAQIRMNALLAPAAPGTPAAADSTTMSTGS; this comes from the coding sequence ATGCCTGCTCTCTTTTTTATGCGCACTCCGCTCGCTCTTGTCGCTCTCCTGCTCGTCCTGTTCGTCGCCGCGTGCGGCAGTAGCGGCCGCGTAAATTACACCACGCCCCAGGAAGCCTTTGGCAAAGGCCGCACCCTGTTTGAACAGCGCAAGTACGAAGAGGCCATTCCTTACTTCCAGGGAGTTTTTAGCTTTGGCCGCACCCATCAGTGGGCCGCCGACGCCCAGTTGTACCTGGCTCGTGCCTACGCCAAAAACGACGAACATCTGCTGGCCGCGAACGAATACGACCGGTTCACGCGGATCTATCGGGCAGACCCCCGCATCCCACTCGCACACTACGAATGGGCGTTGACCTATTATCAGCTTTCGCCCACCTCCGAACTGGATCAGACGAGTACCCGGCGCGCCATCGACGAATTCCAGCTGTTCATCGAACGGTATCCGAGCGACACGCTCGTGACCGACGCTCAGTCCCGGATCACTGAACTTCGCTCCAAGCTTGCCCTGAAGCAGTTCGAAACCGCGCGACTCTACGAGCGGCGCGAGTTATACGAAGCCGCCGCGTTGTCCTTTGAGAAAGTGTTCGACCTGTATCCGGACACCCCCTGGGCCCAGCAGGCTCTCGTAGGCGCCATCCGCACGTATATCGCCTTCGCCGACGAAAGCATCGCCGGCCGGCAGGCGGACCGGCTCAACGAGGCCATCAAAAATTACGACCGGCTCACCCAGATCTTCGGCGACAGCGAGTACCTCAAGGAAGCCGAAGCCCTGTATGAACAGGCGCAAATACGCATGAATGCCCTGCTGGCGCCGGCCGCCCCCGGAACTCCAGCGGCGGCGGACTCGACGACGATGTCCACCGGCTCGTGA
- the nadD gene encoding nicotinate-nucleotide adenylyltransferase, whose product MRVGILGGTFNPPHIAHLILAETIRVSCALDQIRWIPAGTPPHKSADTAAEHRLAMTRIAVAGNPAFTVSDLEVVRGGASYTIDTVELLQRTEPDVDFSLLIGSDSLADLLSWRRPDDLVARLPLIVYPRPGADPRPEAATRYARRITFVDAPLIEVSSYSIRRRVHQGLSIRYLVPEAVYAYIAEHGLYR is encoded by the coding sequence ATGCGCGTCGGGATCCTCGGCGGCACGTTCAACCCGCCGCATATCGCGCACCTGATCCTCGCCGAAACCATCCGGGTATCGTGTGCGCTGGACCAGATACGGTGGATCCCCGCCGGCACCCCTCCCCATAAGTCCGCCGACACCGCCGCCGAGCACCGGCTCGCGATGACGCGCATAGCCGTCGCCGGCAACCCCGCCTTCACCGTTTCAGACCTCGAGGTCGTCCGTGGCGGCGCCTCGTACACCATCGATACCGTCGAGCTCCTCCAACGGACCGAGCCGGACGTCGACTTTTCCCTGCTGATCGGAAGCGACAGCCTGGCCGACTTGCTTTCATGGCGCCGGCCGGACGACCTCGTGGCGCGCCTTCCCCTCATCGTCTACCCCCGCCCCGGCGCCGACCCACGCCCGGAAGCCGCCACACGGTACGCCCGCCGCATCACCTTCGTCGATGCTCCGCTCATCGAGGTGTCGAGCTATTCGATCCGCCGCCGGGTGCACCAGGGCCTGTCGATCCGCTACCTGGTGCCGGAGGCCGTATATGCCTACATCGCCGAGCATGGCCTCTACCGCTGA
- a CDS encoding nitrilase-related carbon-nitrogen hydrolase, with protein MLRIALIQQQPTADRAHSLARGLEALETAARAGAQLVVYPELAFTPFFPQHRATPDSIDLAEPIPGPTTKAFQEAARRLGVVVILNFYERHGGEAFDTSPVIDADGTLLGRTRMMHITDYAGFHEQGYYTPGDTGIPVYDTAAGRIGVAICYDRHFPEYQRALALAGADLVVVPQAGAADEWPEGLYEAELRVASFQNGYFMALANRVGKEDVLHFGGESFVTDPFGQVVARAPGGEEAILLADIDLARCADSPARRLFLRHRRPDQYGMLLDKEG; from the coding sequence ATGCTTAGAATCGCCCTCATCCAGCAACAACCGACCGCAGACCGCGCCCATTCGCTCGCACGCGGCCTCGAGGCGCTCGAAACGGCGGCACGCGCCGGCGCCCAGCTCGTCGTCTATCCGGAGCTGGCGTTTACGCCCTTTTTCCCGCAGCATCGTGCCACGCCGGACTCGATCGATCTCGCCGAGCCCATCCCCGGCCCTACGACAAAGGCGTTTCAGGAAGCCGCCCGACGACTCGGGGTCGTCGTTATCCTCAACTTCTACGAGCGTCATGGTGGGGAAGCGTTCGACACGTCGCCCGTCATCGATGCCGACGGGACCCTGCTGGGACGAACGCGCATGATGCACATCACCGACTATGCGGGCTTTCACGAACAGGGGTACTATACACCCGGCGACACCGGCATTCCGGTTTATGACACGGCCGCCGGCCGCATCGGCGTGGCCATTTGCTACGACCGCCATTTTCCAGAATACCAACGGGCGCTGGCGCTGGCCGGTGCGGACCTCGTCGTGGTGCCACAGGCCGGCGCGGCCGATGAGTGGCCCGAGGGGCTTTACGAGGCTGAATTACGCGTGGCCTCATTCCAAAACGGCTATTTCATGGCCCTGGCAAACCGCGTCGGCAAGGAGGACGTGCTCCATTTCGGCGGCGAATCGTTTGTCACGGATCCCTTCGGCCAGGTGGTGGCCCGGGCGCCGGGCGGGGAGGAGGCGATTCTGCTGGCGGATATCGACCTCGCGCGCTGCGCTGACTCGCCGGCGCGGCGGCTTTTCCTCAGACACCGGCGCCCCGACCAGTACGGGATGCTTCTGGATAAGGAGGGGTGA
- the prmC gene encoding peptide chain release factor N(5)-glutamine methyltransferase → MQQRTPPRTVHQALAEAIKVLNDAAIEDARRNVEWLMGEVLGVGRASLYAYPERLIAPHQEEAFAGMLARRARHEPLQHILGYTEFLGHRIRVSPEVLIPRPETEQLVEHGLKALAGRTAPRVLDIGTGSGCIAIAVKHRRPDARVVAVDISESALCIARENAIEAQTDIEFARFDLLEETLADLAASPFDLILSNPPYIPDEDRPTMDPEVIDFEPHQALFAGPDPLVFYDAIARQASPALRVGGAVLVEIYAAFAAEVSDRFRSAGFSEVETHADFAGRLRFVHARNPPFIHTTVSYA, encoded by the coding sequence ATGCAACAACGAACGCCCCCCCGGACCGTCCACCAGGCGCTCGCCGAGGCGATCAAGGTGCTCAACGACGCTGCCATTGAAGATGCACGGCGGAATGTCGAGTGGTTGATGGGCGAAGTGCTCGGCGTGGGACGGGCGTCCCTGTACGCTTACCCGGAGCGGCTGATCGCGCCTCACCAGGAGGAAGCGTTCGCCGGCATGCTGGCGCGCCGCGCCCGTCATGAACCGCTCCAGCATATCCTGGGTTACACCGAATTCCTCGGGCACAGAATTCGTGTTTCGCCGGAGGTTTTGATTCCACGCCCGGAAACGGAACAGCTGGTCGAACACGGGCTGAAGGCCCTCGCCGGCCGCACGGCGCCCCGTGTGCTGGATATCGGCACAGGCAGCGGCTGCATCGCGATTGCGGTGAAACACCGCCGGCCAGACGCCCGCGTCGTCGCGGTGGATATCAGTGAATCGGCGCTCTGCATCGCGCGTGAAAATGCCATAGAGGCCCAAACAGATATCGAATTCGCCCGATTCGATCTATTGGAAGAAACCCTGGCCGACCTCGCGGCGTCGCCTTTCGACCTCATTCTCTCCAATCCACCCTATATCCCCGATGAGGATCGGCCGACGATGGATCCCGAGGTGATCGATTTCGAACCGCACCAGGCGCTGTTCGCCGGCCCCGATCCCCTTGTTTTCTACGATGCGATCGCGCGGCAAGCCAGCCCTGCACTTCGTGTCGGGGGGGCCGTCCTCGTCGAGATCTATGCCGCTTTTGCGGCCGAAGTATCGGATCGATTCCGCTCCGCCGGCTTCTCCGAGGTAGAAACCCATGCGGACTTCGCCGGCCGCCTCCGCTTTGTGCACGCGCGCAACCCTCCGTTTATTCACACGACGGTATCCTATGCTTAG
- a CDS encoding thioredoxin fold domain-containing protein has protein sequence MMRFFALVLLSIVWIPTSCKGPEGDLAAAPLFAGATPERAAAPPIEWIDFQKALALADSSGKVVLVDVYASWCPWCAKMQDSVYTQALIKEYVAKHFVTARLNVEQVDDEINFKGYKLNSSQLASGFGAESTPTTVFLTSTGDYITRLPGYLDAEGFMRVLTYIGSEAYKHKSFEQFMSEAAG, from the coding sequence ATGATGCGTTTCTTTGCCCTCGTGCTCTTATCAATTGTATGGATTCCAACGAGCTGTAAAGGCCCCGAGGGGGATCTAGCCGCTGCGCCGCTGTTCGCCGGCGCTACGCCCGAACGCGCAGCCGCGCCTCCCATTGAGTGGATCGATTTTCAGAAGGCGCTCGCCCTCGCGGATTCGTCCGGGAAGGTCGTTCTCGTCGATGTGTACGCCTCCTGGTGCCCCTGGTGCGCGAAGATGCAGGACTCGGTGTATACGCAGGCGCTCATCAAAGAATATGTAGCCAAACACTTCGTGACGGCCCGGCTCAATGTGGAGCAGGTGGATGATGAGATCAATTTCAAGGGGTACAAGCTCAACTCCTCGCAGCTTGCCTCGGGATTTGGCGCCGAGTCGACGCCGACGACGGTATTCCTAACGTCCACGGGCGACTACATCACGCGGCTACCCGGCTACCTGGATGCTGAAGGTTTCATGCGCGTCCTGACGTACATCGGCAGCGAGGCGTACAAGCACAAATCGTTCGAGCAGTTCATGAGCGAAGCCGCCGGCTGA
- a CDS encoding phenylalanine 4-monooxygenase — translation MMNSTPTGVLDDARSAFEKAGAESIDPRCIPHHLELPPPIGDAIAPPEYSAIDRETWRLLFNRQMELLPGRAGEAYLQGVRLMGMSPETIPALRDLSAALEAATNWRVARIPGLLHEKDFFDLLANRVFPSTDYIRGRHEIDYTPAPDCFHDMFGHMPMLTEPAFADFYQLFGRAALNARGADRPMLERLHWFTVEFGLIKQAEGLRIFGAGILSSKDEVVHALSNQVDVRPFSTDAITSQDYDVWHLQPILYVLDSFDQLVDGFKTWAKGKGMV, via the coding sequence ATGATGAATTCCACCCCTACCGGCGTGCTCGACGACGCACGTTCGGCCTTTGAAAAAGCCGGCGCCGAGTCGATCGACCCCCGCTGCATTCCTCACCATCTCGAATTACCGCCTCCCATTGGCGACGCCATCGCCCCCCCGGAGTACTCCGCGATCGACCGCGAAACCTGGCGTCTTCTGTTCAACCGTCAGATGGAATTGCTTCCCGGCCGAGCCGGTGAAGCGTACCTCCAGGGTGTCCGCCTGATGGGCATGAGCCCGGAGACCATCCCCGCCCTGCGCGACCTCAGCGCCGCCCTGGAAGCCGCCACGAACTGGCGTGTCGCCCGCATCCCCGGGTTGTTGCACGAGAAGGACTTCTTCGATCTACTCGCGAATCGCGTCTTCCCGTCAACCGACTACATCCGCGGCCGGCACGAGATCGACTATACCCCCGCGCCCGACTGCTTCCACGACATGTTCGGACACATGCCGATGCTCACCGAGCCGGCGTTCGCAGACTTCTACCAGCTCTTCGGCCGGGCCGCCCTCAACGCCCGAGGCGCCGACCGCCCGATGCTCGAGCGGCTCCACTGGTTCACCGTCGAGTTCGGCCTTATCAAACAGGCTGAAGGCCTGCGCATCTTTGGCGCCGGCATCCTGTCCTCGAAAGACGAGGTCGTTCACGCCCTCTCCAACCAGGTCGACGTCCGCCCCTTCTCCACCGACGCCATCACGTCGCAAGACTACGACGTCTGGCACCTCCAACCTATCCTCTACGTCCTCGACTCCTTCGACCAACTCGTCGACGGCTTCAAGACCTGGGCGAAAGGGAAAGGGATGGTGTGA
- a CDS encoding Na+/H+ antiporter NhaC family protein encodes MDALVLLPPILAIGLALWTREVYLSLFAGLWVGATLIAGGNPILGLRELGDQLVAVFADAGNTRVVFFCILVGSLIALVQASGGVEGFIRWAQARGWGTTRRGAELLAWTIGMLIFVESSITSLTVGAVSRSFFEKLKIPREKLAFYCDATSAPVCMMIPLNGWGAYILGLLAAQGIADASAVGLLASSLVFNFYSWFTILFSLVLALTGWSFGPMRRAEQRALTTGQTIREGARPMLAEDVAGLEPVPNAPFHMRDLVLPILVMVGMIFVGLWITGDGNMMAGSGSTSVLWAVSLGIGAAMVLYSIPRRGKRVMSPVEATGLILKGASGLLPVTILIVFAFALGQVSRELEMGPYLVGLIGGDGPAWWLPSAVFLVGCIIAFTLGSSWSTFAIMIPIALPLAEGLGLSPALLLGAVLAGGVFGDHASPLSDTSIISSMASASDHIDHVNSQLPYTLLLATASLVAFAIAGLVT; translated from the coding sequence ATGGATGCACTCGTCCTGCTACCGCCGATCCTTGCAATCGGCCTTGCGTTGTGGACGCGCGAGGTATACCTGTCCCTGTTCGCCGGCCTGTGGGTGGGCGCCACCCTGATCGCCGGCGGCAACCCGATCCTCGGGCTCCGTGAGTTGGGCGATCAGCTGGTGGCCGTGTTCGCGGATGCGGGCAATACACGCGTCGTGTTTTTCTGCATCCTCGTGGGCAGCCTGATAGCCCTGGTGCAGGCTTCAGGCGGGGTCGAAGGGTTTATCCGCTGGGCGCAGGCCCGCGGGTGGGGGACGACCCGGCGCGGGGCCGAACTCCTGGCCTGGACCATTGGCATGCTCATCTTCGTGGAGTCGAGCATCACCTCGCTTACGGTCGGCGCCGTAAGCCGATCGTTTTTTGAGAAGCTGAAGATCCCCCGCGAAAAACTGGCCTTCTATTGCGACGCCACCAGCGCACCGGTCTGCATGATGATCCCGCTCAACGGGTGGGGCGCCTACATTCTGGGGCTGCTCGCCGCGCAGGGCATCGCGGACGCCTCCGCCGTGGGGCTCCTGGCGTCTTCCCTGGTGTTCAACTTTTACTCCTGGTTCACCATCCTCTTCAGCCTCGTCCTCGCGCTGACGGGATGGAGCTTCGGCCCGATGCGGCGTGCGGAACAGCGGGCGTTGACGACGGGGCAGACGATCCGGGAAGGCGCTCGCCCAATGCTCGCCGAAGACGTCGCCGGCCTCGAGCCCGTCCCGAATGCGCCGTTCCACATGCGCGATCTCGTGTTGCCGATCCTCGTCATGGTGGGAATGATCTTCGTCGGCCTTTGGATTACGGGCGATGGCAACATGATGGCCGGCAGCGGCTCCACCTCCGTGCTCTGGGCCGTTTCGCTGGGTATCGGAGCGGCCATGGTGCTCTACAGCATCCCGAGAAGGGGTAAGCGGGTGATGTCGCCCGTCGAGGCGACCGGCCTGATCCTGAAAGGCGCGTCGGGACTCCTACCTGTAACGATTCTGATTGTATTCGCCTTTGCCCTGGGACAGGTATCGCGGGAGTTAGAGATGGGGCCCTATCTGGTGGGCCTGATCGGCGGCGATGGGCCGGCGTGGTGGCTGCCTTCGGCCGTTTTTCTGGTGGGATGTATCATCGCCTTCACGCTCGGCTCGTCGTGGTCGACGTTTGCGATCATGATCCCGATCGCCTTGCCGCTGGCCGAAGGCCTCGGGCTTTCGCCGGCGCTCCTGCTGGGCGCCGTGCTCGCCGGCGGCGTCTTCGGGGACCATGCGTCGCCGCTGTCGGATACGTCGATCATCTCCTCGATGGCCTCCGCGTCGGACCACATCGACCACGTGAATTCCCAGTTGCCTTATACCCTCCTGCTCGCCACCGCGTCCCTCGTGGCGTTTGCGATCGCCGGGCTCGTGACCTGA
- a CDS encoding PhoU domain-containing protein translates to MSFFDIFRDNYPPLVEQASAQIQQMVETGRTMFAAATAYLLENEILNEDLKQLDHTINEGEQKLRRAVLEHLMMRPERDLVFSLKLISIVHEAERIGDLSKSLAKMADLAHSPRLGPNVAPLRAIRDHVFDIFNMIHEGFFKGNPEEARNIMTAHDAIKQEAAQYIQHIANEPSITPNEAVVYAMSARMLSRVSSHLANIASTVVSPLDQMHRPPTAPEAP, encoded by the coding sequence ATGAGCTTTTTCGATATTTTCCGCGACAATTACCCGCCCCTGGTAGAACAGGCGAGCGCCCAGATCCAGCAGATGGTGGAGACCGGCCGAACGATGTTCGCCGCCGCCACCGCCTATCTGCTTGAAAACGAGATCCTGAATGAGGACCTAAAGCAGCTCGACCACACGATCAACGAGGGCGAACAGAAGTTGCGCCGTGCGGTGCTGGAGCATCTGATGATGCGACCCGAGCGAGACCTGGTCTTTAGCCTCAAGCTGATCAGCATCGTGCACGAAGCCGAGCGAATCGGAGATCTTTCCAAGTCGCTGGCGAAGATGGCGGATCTGGCACACAGCCCACGCCTGGGCCCGAATGTGGCCCCGTTGCGCGCGATTCGAGACCATGTGTTCGACATATTCAACATGATTCACGAGGGCTTTTTCAAGGGGAATCCCGAAGAAGCCCGCAATATCATGACGGCACACGATGCCATCAAGCAGGAGGCGGCGCAGTACATCCAGCATATAGCAAACGAGCCGTCGATCACCCCCAACGAAGCCGTCGTCTACGCGATGTCCGCCCGGATGCTGAGCCGGGTGAGTTCGCATCTGGCGAACATCGCCTCGACGGTCGTGTCGCCGCTCGACCAGATGCATCGACCGCCGACGGCGCCAGAAGCTCCCTGA
- the glgP gene encoding alpha-glucan family phosphorylase — protein sequence MTTREKLNATAANLWWSWNPEAQDLFETLNPAVYLASNRNPVAVLRSVDEAAISRVSGQVDRVYADFQKYMTAAPRFGDAPRVSYFCMEYGLHESLPLYAGGLGILAGDHAKSASDLGVPFVAIGLFLRNGYFRQYFDHSGWQQEEYPIMNPADHPVTLVTDAKGEPITITVHLGTVPLEIQAWRVDIGRTTMYLLDADFHRNPYEYRELTGRLYQNGRAVRIQQEIVLGIGGVRLLRALGIETDVYHMNEGHCAFLTFELLRERLTSGNILSDSSFAEAETWVRERCVFTTHTPVMAGHDRFDPSIFLEQMEGFRHQLGFSGHDLLSYGRVYPNDVHEQFTMTVLALKLARTSNGVSALHGEVARRQWAHLFADRPVSQVPIGHVTNGVHLPTWTEPQAQAFLTKHLGDWRPHAADADFWKRVQDIPDEALWALRTTLRHALIAGVDSHLKTHSIPAKSRLDPEALTIGFARRFAPYKRAGLLFHDIESAVALFAREDRPIQLIYAGKAHPANDEGKQIIQQLFEVAKHPAIAGRLIVMQDYSMATGRQLVAGCDVWLNNPRRPYEASGTSGQKVTLHGGLNLSILDGWWPEGFDGKNGWAIGHEASADPKDHAVQDREDVRFLHEVLLNEVIPMFYDRDEKGLPRQWIQFMRDAMTTLPAAFSAQRMLIDYIEQIYRIPSAAKA from the coding sequence ATGACGACACGAGAAAAGCTCAACGCGACTGCCGCCAACCTCTGGTGGAGCTGGAATCCTGAGGCTCAGGACCTGTTCGAGACCCTTAATCCTGCCGTCTATCTGGCATCGAACCGGAATCCAGTGGCGGTGCTCCGCAGCGTCGACGAAGCCGCCATCTCCCGTGTGTCTGGCCAGGTGGATCGGGTATATGCCGATTTTCAGAAGTACATGACGGCGGCTCCCCGCTTTGGCGATGCGCCCAGGGTTTCGTATTTCTGCATGGAATATGGTCTCCACGAGAGCCTGCCGCTGTATGCCGGCGGTCTGGGCATCCTCGCCGGCGACCACGCCAAGTCCGCCTCCGACCTCGGCGTCCCCTTCGTGGCAATCGGGCTTTTCCTGCGCAACGGGTACTTCCGCCAGTATTTCGACCATTCCGGCTGGCAGCAGGAGGAATATCCGATCATGAACCCGGCCGACCACCCGGTCACGCTGGTGACTGATGCGAAAGGGGAGCCTATCACGATCACGGTGCACCTCGGGACGGTTCCGCTGGAGATTCAGGCCTGGCGGGTGGATATCGGTCGGACGACCATGTATCTGCTCGACGCCGATTTCCACCGCAACCCCTACGAATACCGCGAGCTGACGGGCCGGCTCTACCAGAACGGTCGCGCCGTCCGCATCCAGCAGGAAATCGTCCTCGGAATCGGCGGCGTCCGTCTGTTGCGCGCCCTTGGGATAGAGACCGACGTCTACCACATGAACGAAGGTCATTGCGCCTTCCTGACCTTCGAACTCCTCCGCGAGCGGCTCACGTCGGGGAATATCCTGTCCGATAGCAGCTTCGCGGAGGCCGAGACGTGGGTCCGCGAACGATGCGTGTTTACGACGCACACGCCCGTCATGGCCGGCCATGATCGTTTCGACCCGTCGATCTTCCTCGAACAGATGGAGGGCTTCCGGCACCAGCTCGGCTTCTCAGGCCACGATCTCCTCAGCTACGGGCGGGTGTATCCGAACGACGTCCACGAACAGTTTACGATGACCGTCCTCGCCCTTAAGCTGGCGCGTACATCGAACGGGGTTTCGGCGCTGCATGGTGAGGTGGCTCGCCGGCAATGGGCGCACCTCTTTGCGGATCGCCCCGTCAGCCAGGTCCCCATTGGCCACGTCACCAACGGCGTGCACTTGCCGACGTGGACCGAGCCCCAAGCCCAGGCCTTCTTGACCAAACATCTGGGCGACTGGCGGCCGCACGCCGCCGACGCCGACTTCTGGAAACGCGTCCAGGATATTCCGGATGAAGCGTTATGGGCGTTGCGCACCACGCTTCGGCACGCATTGATTGCGGGGGTGGACAGCCACCTCAAAACGCACTCGATCCCCGCCAAAAGCCGGCTCGACCCGGAGGCCCTGACGATCGGGTTCGCCCGCCGCTTCGCGCCCTACAAACGCGCCGGCCTCCTCTTCCACGATATCGAAAGCGCTGTTGCCCTCTTCGCCCGTGAAGATCGTCCGATCCAGCTCATCTACGCCGGAAAGGCGCACCCCGCTAACGACGAAGGGAAGCAGATCATCCAGCAACTCTTCGAGGTGGCGAAGCACCCGGCGATTGCCGGCCGGCTGATCGTCATGCAGGACTACAGTATGGCTACCGGTCGCCAACTCGTTGCCGGCTGCGACGTGTGGTTGAACAACCCGCGACGGCCCTATGAAGCCAGCGGCACGAGCGGTCAGAAGGTGACCCTCCACGGCGGTCTCAATCTCTCTATTCTCGATGGCTGGTGGCCCGAAGGATTCGACGGCAAAAATGGCTGGGCGATCGGTCACGAAGCCTCGGCGGACCCGAAAGACCACGCCGTACAGGATCGCGAGGACGTGCGATTCCTCCACGAAGTGCTCCTCAACGAGGTCATCCCGATGTTCTACGACCGTGATGAAAAAGGGCTGCCCCGCCAGTGGATCCAGTTCATGCGCGACGCGATGACCACCCTGCCGGCCGCCTTCAGCGCCCAACGGATGCTCATCGACTACATCGAGCAGATCTACCGGATTCCCAGCGCGGCGAAAGCGTAG
- a CDS encoding glycoside hydrolase family 3 N-terminal domain-containing protein, whose product MRLEHKAARIVFPRLGSNMPPPVPVEADFDRFRRMRDAHSFGGLVLFNGAMATTPALLDRLQADSDVRLLVAADIERGAGQQMAGATLFPHAQAFTRLGDDAEAAVEAFGAATAREARAAGIHIVFGPVADVNRDPRNPIIGTRAFGSDTARATALVTAYIRGCRREGLLTTAKHFPGHGNTHADSHAELPVVTDDEATLVRHDLAPFRAAIAAGVELVMTAHVAYPALDRSGAPATVSRPILHDLLRTRLGFQGAVITDSLIMGAVRERYATEADRAAALLNAGVDIVLDPWDPPGAVAGIVAAVQAGRVTEARLDEAIARIESLRGQIRPAPGPVTPDEVAAHAALADRVARQALFSRRLHDGPIRRDGTGEVWILLNPFARTGQPPEARPIQPLARLLESVPGATYIEMGPDDREQRYEMARHAAEGAGVVVVAMIVKPAAWHAFGLPPRMVALAASVFASRPAVLAVLGSPQMLDVFPDAAAHVCVYSNVPVAQQAAADHIRNAYLHA is encoded by the coding sequence ATGCGCCTCGAACACAAAGCCGCCCGCATCGTCTTCCCGAGACTGGGATCTAACATGCCCCCACCCGTTCCGGTCGAGGCCGACTTTGACCGGTTCCGGCGCATGCGGGACGCGCACTCCTTTGGCGGGCTCGTCCTCTTCAACGGCGCCATGGCCACTACGCCGGCCCTGCTCGATCGCCTTCAGGCCGACTCGGACGTGCGCCTGCTCGTCGCTGCGGACATCGAACGCGGCGCGGGCCAGCAGATGGCTGGAGCTACCCTGTTCCCTCACGCCCAGGCCTTCACCCGACTGGGCGACGATGCCGAAGCCGCCGTCGAAGCCTTTGGCGCCGCCACGGCGCGCGAGGCGCGCGCGGCCGGCATCCATATCGTGTTCGGTCCTGTAGCGGACGTCAACCGCGACCCTCGGAATCCGATCATCGGCACGCGCGCTTTCGGATCCGATACCGCGCGCGCCACCGCGCTCGTGACCGCCTACATCCGGGGGTGCCGGCGCGAGGGCCTGCTTACCACGGCCAAGCACTTTCCGGGCCACGGAAATACCCACGCCGATTCACACGCCGAATTACCCGTCGTGACCGACGACGAGGCGACGCTGGTCCGGCACGACCTCGCGCCTTTCCGGGCGGCCATTGCCGCCGGCGTGGAACTCGTCATGACCGCCCACGTGGCCTACCCCGCGCTCGATCGTTCCGGGGCGCCCGCCACGGTCTCCCGGCCCATCCTGCACGATCTGTTGCGCACCCGACTCGGATTCCAGGGAGCCGTGATCACCGACAGCCTGATCATGGGGGCCGTGCGCGAGCGGTACGCCACCGAGGCCGACCGCGCCGCGGCGCTCCTCAACGCCGGCGTGGATATCGTGCTCGACCCGTGGGATCCTCCCGGCGCCGTCGCGGGCATCGTCGCCGCCGTTCAGGCCGGCCGGGTGACCGAGGCGCGGCTGGACGAGGCGATCGCCCGCATCGAATCCCTGCGCGGACAGATACGCCCGGCTCCTGGACCCGTGACGCCGGACGAGGTGGCGGCACATGCCGCGCTCGCCGACCGGGTCGCCCGGCAGGCCCTGTTCAGCCGGCGCCTGCACGACGGCCCCATCCGCCGCGACGGAACGGGTGAGGTGTGGATCCTGCTCAACCCGTTTGCCCGTACGGGACAGCCGCCCGAGGCGCGCCCTATACAGCCGTTGGCGAGGCTTCTGGAGTCCGTACCGGGCGCAACCTATATCGAAATGGGACCAGACGACAGGGAGCAGCGCTACGAAATGGCCCGTCACGCCGCAGAGGGCGCCGGCGTGGTGGTGGTGGCCATGATCGTGAAGCCGGCCGCATGGCATGCGTTCGGCCTGCCGCCGCGTATGGTCGCGCTGGCCGCGTCCGTGTTTGCGTCGCGGCCGGCCGTGCTGGCCGTACTGGGCAGTCCTCAGATGCTGGATGTCTTCCCCGATGCGGCCGCGCACGTGTGTGTCTACAGCAATGTGCCCGTGGCCCAGCAGGCCGCTGCAGATCATATCCGCAACGCGTATCTTCATGCGTGA